From the Papaver somniferum cultivar HN1 chromosome 2, ASM357369v1, whole genome shotgun sequence genome, the window atgtgattcatggttcgacaatatttTCCCaaagttgtgattctctttcgaatTTTTTTTGAAAGCCTAACGTAACTCTTGCTTGTGTTGTAGGACCATTTTACACAACAAAGGATGCGTATAGTAGAAATATGTAACACAATACTTGTATAAGTTGAAGGACTATCTTAGACAACTTAGGATATGTAGAAATATGTAACAACTCTTATTACTATTATGTATAAGATTGAACGACACTTGTAAGAGTTGCAGAACCATGTTGGACAACACCTAGTTATGTCGTAAAGACATTCTTTCACAACCACTGATTTGTGTGTAGTTGAAATATGGAACACAACTCTTATTAGtagttgtgtgcataaaacttttttgaaaaaaaaaatttatagctGAAACCAAATTGCCGAAAGTATTTCACATTCACATTAAGCTGCCAGTGTAACACATTTGCATTCATTCATTCATGTACAGTGGTCTAGGTTACATTGCTAAATGGAAATAATCCGCTTTTGCTGCGCACTCTCTTCTTGGTAAACCAAACAACGATTATGAGAAACATAATGTTAGACGATACCGTAGAGGCACTGTCTTAGACCACAATATTATGAAGGGCTCCAACTTTTGTGGCCGGGTTGAAATCGGGTCCAAGAGGCACTCGGAGATGACTTTCATACTGTTCTTTGGATGTGAATGGATACGGCACTGTCGCTGTATGTAGCTTCTCAGCCTGTCCAGGCACATTACGACATTTAGATTAGAATATCAGGCATCAGTTACAACTCAGATGCAGAATCACTTACAACTAAACATGCCAGACATATATGTCAATAATAACTAATAAGTAATATTACTCACCTTCTTGTCAAGCCTCGCAGAAATAATTACATGCTTGAGATGTGAATCTTTTCTCTCTTTTAGCGCATCTTCCCTTTTCTTTTGTGCAATTGCATGCTCTTCGACCATCCAAGAAGGTAAACCTTTCTTCTTTTGAATATGAGTCCACTGACCCCAGCCTGGAACTAGAGTTGGCTTCCCAGGTTCAGGATTTTCCTCATTCAGAGTTTCTAATCTTTCCTTCTCAAACTCTTCCTCCACATCATCACCAGCAAAAGCATTGCGTATAAGATCTGCTTGCTTGGTACCAGAAGTAAGAATTCCGTCAACCATCTCTTCTCCACTCTCACTACCACTATCCTCGTCTTCCTcctttaaaaattccaaaaaaaacaaaGGTCAAATGAAAATAACAATAGATAAATAAGACTTCAATGAACAGAACAAAAAACACATCCAAGTTAAAATAAATGGGGAAGCCAAACCTTAAGCGGCAAGGCAAAGTCTACTTCCTTCGAGTTCTTTTTATTCgtacttgattttttattttcacttttcaTCTACACATATGAGTTATAAATGATTAAGTAATACTGACTGGTTCGTCAGTTAAAATAATTGATATGGAGCAAAACTAACCTTCTTGAAGGAGTTCGACACAAAAATAGCAACATCATACGTCGTCTTCGGGCCAGGCTCTCCAACGATATCATTAAAACTCTGttataagaaagaaaataagaactcCCCATCCAAAGAAAAATAGTAAGCCGAATAAAAGAAAGTGATTATGTCAAATGTTGATACCTTAAGAACAGGTTCCTGACCGGTGCCACTAAGTGCACCACCAGGAGCAATGTGAATATTCTTCTGTGAAACCAACATATTTCTGCCGGATACAGcatcacaaacatcttcagttGCCATATTTCTATCCCTATCCACCCTGTTTGATGTATCCTCAGACTGATTTTTAGCTGCCGAGCCGAAAACGCGTCTACCACTTGATGTTGCTTTCTTCGAACGTTCTGCTTCATCAGAATTCGAATAGCTAAATGAAACTGCACAGCACAACACAATCCATTCATGTATGAGTATAAACTTCATTTATCAATATCCATCCACAATTCAAAGCTACTTTAAGAGCACACAAAGTAAAATCCAACTCCAACTTAACAATGACAATTTAGCTTATCAAATGCAAGAAGAAGTGAGATTTCACATACAAGCATATTCTTCTATCATAGGTCCATCAATAGCTGCAGAACAGAGGTGTCTT encodes:
- the LOC113350481 gene encoding U3 small nucleolar RNA-associated protein 14-like, whose amino-acid sequence is MLNPEDLMTGWKKVSMMHYRRNTSRHLCSAAIDGPMIEEYAFSFSYSNSDEAERSKKATSSGRRVFGSAAKNQSEDTSNRVDRDRNMATEDVCDAVSGRNMLVSQKNIHIAPGGALSGTGQEPVLKSFNDIVGEPGPKTTYDVAIFVSNSFKKMKSENKKSSTNKKNSKEVDFALPLKEEDEDSGSESGEEMVDGILTSGTKQADLIRNAFAGDDVEEEFEKERLETLNEENPEPGKPTLVPGWGQWTHIQKKKGLPSWMVEEHAIAQKKREDALKERKDSHLKHVIISARLDKKAEKLHTATVPYPFTSKEQYESHLRVPLGPDFNPATKVGALHNIVV